A window of Aurantibacillus circumpalustris genomic DNA:
TTTGTCTGTTATATTCTGCAGTTACAAAATCTAATTTCGATTTTACGGTAAGGTATTCCTGTTGCAACTGGATGTATTGTAAATCCTCCATCGTAGCAATCACTTCACCTTTTCCAACGTGCATACCCGGTAATAATTTTGTCGTTTTAAGATAGCCACCTAAAGGCATGCTAACCGAAACCATATTCTGTGGCGGTACATCAATTATACCATTTACCTTAATGGTAGATGAAATTGTTTTATTTACCAATTTACCAACTTGTATTTTTGCCGATTTAAACTGTGCATCAGTTAACGTAATTGTGTTTGTACTTATTTTATTTTCACTTTCCTGTTCGGGTATTGTTGGGTTACCACACGAGAACAAAAAAACAGTCACTAAACCTAAAATATAATTTTTCATTTTAATTTGTGTTGGATGATAAATAATTAATTGCAATAATTGTTTCATTGAGTGCTTTTACAGCATCCAGATAATTGTTTCTTAAACCTATAGACTGATTCGTTAAGACAACCCATTCAAGATAATTAATCTCCCCCTTCTTAAACTGCAAATTGGCAATCTCTTGAATTGTGTCAGCATTTTTTAGACCCGTTTTTTCAAAATAAACAACTGTTTCAGTGATGTTTTTATACTGCGTGAGAGCAGATTGCAACTCTGATACCAGTTGTTGTTGTTGTTGTTGGTAATTGTTTTCAGAAATAATTCTATTGGTTTTAGACGCACTCAATTTTGACTTTTGGGCTCCAAAAAATAAGGGGATTCCAATACCTACTTGCGCTGAACTAAAACGAGTAGAGCCGGTATAAGAGATATTATCTGCACCAGTTCCCTTCATTGTCATGCTATAATAACCAAAATTAATATCCGGTAAGAATCTTGATTTTTCTAGTTTAATTCCTGCGATTGCAACAATCTTTTGTTGCTCAAGTATTTTCAACGATGGGTGTGATTTAATTGCGCTACTGTCAGGAAAAGAAGTAAGTGCCAGTTTTAAGTCAGTTAAAGTAGGTTCATACTTTTGTTTAGCATTAATAAGAATTTGAAATTGCAAGTTTGCTATAACTATTTCTTCTTCCATTGCTCGTATTTGTAGAAGAATGTTGCTACGTTGTGTTTCGGCGGTTATTTTTTCCAGAACGTTACTTTCTCCTAAATTATAGCGGCGTTCAGCCATGCTTAAAAAATCATTGTAGTTACTATCCGCCCTTTGCAAAAGTTTTTCTTTTTCTTTTAAAAATAATAGAGAATAAAAAACCTGTGTGGTCATTTTGCGTATTTCAGTTTCTTTAAGCGATACATTTAAAACAGCCATTTTCCATTCTTCCTTTAAAACTGACTTTTGATTTGAATACACCGTAGGGAAATTAAAAGACTGCGAAACACCAAAACGATTATCAGTATAGGCACTGTTTATTTTTCCGCTTTCTATAAAAACATTTGTTTGCGAAATATTATTGCTTGAACCTATCATTTTTTTCTGGTATTCAGCTTTTAATCCCTCATTCTTTACACTTAAATTATTTTTTAAAGCGCTATCAATTGCGGCTTGCAGCGTGATTGGCGATTGAGCTTGTAAACCAATATTTACAAATAAAAAGGCAAGAATAAATCCAACAACAGGCTTTTGTTTATTTTTCATTTTAGATGTTTTTTCGAAAAGAATATATAAAACAGGTAATACAAAAAGGGTTAAGAAAGTTGCGATAATTAAACCTCCTATAACAACTGTTGCTAGTGGTCGCTGTACCTCCGCTCCTGCCCCATTGCTTAGAGCCATTGGTAAAAATCCTAAGGACGCTACAAATGCTGTCATTAGAACTGGACGCAATCGCAATCTTGTTCCAAGTATTACGATACGGTGCAAACTTGTCATTCCATTATGCTTTAAACGGTTAAACTCTGAAATAAGAACAATACCATTAAGTACAGCCACACCAAATAAGGCGATAAAACCAATCCCTGCACTAATACTAAAAGGCATGCCTCTGACGGCTAAAAATAAAATTCCACCAATAGCTGAAAGCGGAATGGCTGTATAAATTAATAGACCTTGTCGCACAGAATTGAAAGCGAAAAACAAAAGAATGAAAATTAATACTAATGAAACCGGTACAGCAACCATTAACCGATCTTTAGCCGCATTTAGATTTTCAAATGAACCGCCATAATTTACATAATAACCAGTCGGAAATTTTATTTGTGCCTCCACTTTTTTCTGTAACTCATTCACAATACTCTGTACATCTCTGCCTCCAATATTAAAACCAATAACTATTCTCCTTTTTGCATCTTCTCTTTGTATTTGATTTGGACCACTCTTTATTTCGACGTTTGCTAGTTGACTCAATGGAATTTGATTTCCAAACGGAGTTGGAATTAAAAGATCCTGAACATCTTCCAGATTTTTCCTTCGGCCCGAATTTAATCTTACCACAAGATCAAAACGTTTTTCGCCTTCAAATACTAATCCTGCGCTCTGCCCTGCAAAAGCTAAGTTTACTACCTTATTTACATCTTCGATATTTAAATTATATTGCGCTATAATTTCTCTTTTGTAATTAATAATTATTTGAGGAATTCCGGTAACAGGTTCAACATAAATTTCTTTTGCTCCTTCAACTCCATTTACGATACGACTTAATTTTTCAGCGTAAAAAGCCAAGGTATCAAGATCTTCACCAAATATTTTACAAACAACATCTTGCTTGGCTCCTGTCATCAATTCATTAAAACGCATTTGCACAGGGTACTGAAAGCCTGTTGTTATTCCTGGCACATCTTCAAGCGCCAGAGTCATCTTTTCAGCTAGCTCGTCAAATGTCTCGGCAGAAGTCCATTCACTTTTATTTTTTAAAATAATCATTAAGTCGGCGGCTTCCATCGGCATGGGATCTGTTGGAACTTCACCGCTTCCAATTTTTGCTACTACTTTTTCTACCTCAGGAAATCTCTCTTTCAATATTTTGGCCGCTTGTTGCGTTTTTTCGATTGTGGTGCTTAAATTACTTCCCGTTAAAACTCGTGTTTCAACTGCAAAATCACCTTCTTCCAAGGCAGGAATAAATTCACCACCAATACGAGAAAGAATAAATAAGGCGGTCACGAAAAGAACAACGACGCTTATAAGTAAACTCTTGGAACGATGTAAAACTTTAATTAACATGTTTTGATAGCCTTTTTCAACGATCATCATTAACCGATCTGAAATATTTGCTTTATGTTTTACATTTTTACTTAACACCCAAGCACTCATCATTGGAATGTATGTAAGTGACAATATAAATGCTCCTAGCAATGCGAATGCAACGGTTTGAGCCATTGGTATAAACATTTTACCTTCAATGCCTTCGAGCGTAAATATGGGGAGATAAACAATTAAAATAATTATTTGACCGAAAACAGCGCTGTTCATCATTTTTGAGGCCGAGAATTCAACCTCTGTATCCATTTCATTTTGTGTAAGCCTATTTAATTGCGTAAATTTTCTACTGTGTGATAATTGATGCATCACCGCTTCAACTATTATCACTGCGCCGTCGACAATTAAACCAAAGTCAAGTGCTCCCAAACTCATAAGGTTTCCACTTACACCAAAAGCGTTCATTAAAATAATGGCAAACAGCATTGCCAACGGTATAACAGAAGCAACAAGCAAACCCGCTCTGAAATTTCCAAGAAAAAGAACCAAAATAAAAATGACTATGAGCGCTCCCTCAATAAGATTTTTTTCAACCGTTCCAATGGCATTGTTAACCATTTTACTGCGATCTAAAAATGGCTCTAATACAACCCCTTCCGGCAAGGTTTTTTTAATTTGGTTTATACGTTCCTTTACATTTTTAATAACATCATTACTATTTGCCCCTTTCAACATCATTACCACTGCACCAGCTACTTCTCCTTCATCATTGTATGTCAATGCGCCGTAACGGGTTGCATAACCAGTTTTCACCTCCGCAACATCTCTAATAAATACGGGCGCACCAGACTCGGTTGATTTAATGTAAATGGAACTTATGTCATCATTATTTCCAATTAAGCCTTCGCTTCGGATAAATAAAACAGTACCGTTCTTTTCTATGTAGGCTCCACCTGTATTTTGATTATTTTTTTCAAGAGCCGAAAAAACCTCATTTATTGTAATTTTAGAAGCATGTAGTTTATTTGGATCAACTGCAATTTCAAACTGTTTTAATTTTCCACCAAAACTGCTTACCTCAGCTACTCCTTTTACACCGAGTAATTGTCGTCGTACAACCCAATCCTGAATTGTTCTTAATTCTGTTTCATTATATTTATCCTCATAACCTTTTTCTGGCCTTAGTACATATTGGTATATTTCTCCTAAACCAGTTGTAATTGGCCCTAACTCAGGCACTCCAATTGAAGTAGGTATCTGAGATCGGATTTTTTGAAGTCTTTCCGATACTTGTTGCCTGGCCCAATACACATCTACGTTGTCATTAAATACAATAGTTACAAGCGACAAACCAAAACGCGAAAAACTCCGAAACTCTTTTAAGCCACTTATATTACTGTTCGCTTGTTCAATAGGAAAGGTAACAAGGCGTTCTATATCAGTTGCACCATAGGAAGGAGCAACGGTTATAACCTGAACCTGATTATTTGTAATATCAGGAACAGCGTCAATAGGCAATTTTGTTGTTTGATAACTACCATAAACAATAAGTGCAATTACAAAAAGCCCTACAATGAGTTTATTCTTTACTGAGAACTCAATAATTTTATTAAGCATAATTTTTTTTTAATTGATTCGTTAATATGAATCTAGAACACAACACGCTTGTGTATCTGATCATTTAAAACATAAAATACAATTAACAAACTTTTGGCGGTTGCCAAATAAACGAGAGGTAAGCGGAAGGTAAAAGCGGTTCATTATAAACCGAATAAGTATTGGCAAGTGAAGTTAAAGATTTAGCTTCGAGTGTTTCAAAATTCGCATTCACAAAAATAACTGTTGATGAGTTTAAACAACCATCGTGTGATTTGAAAGGCAATTTCATATCCTGATCATAGTCCGCATCCTTTAAATCTCCTTGCGCATAGTGCATATCCAAAAACTGCCACAACGAAAGTGATTGATCTTTTTCTTTATGCTCAATAAAATGTTCAATTAAAATAGGAATTTTAACCAACTGATTTAATTCAGTAAGTGAAATCAGATAAACTGATAAAAAAAATATAGCCGTGATTTTTTTCAGATGAACAAAGGTATAAAATAATTATTTATACTGTTTAAATAACAAAATTAACTCGTTTGCAGGAACAACTCCCGATTGTTTCCAAACAACTTTCCCTTTTTTAAAAAGTAATAATGTCGGCACACTGCGTATTTGATAGGCAGCTGCTACTTGCTGATTTTTATCGACATCTACTTTAATTATAGTGGCATCATCACCTAAACTAGACTTCGCTTCTTTTAAAATGGGCGCCATTGTTTTACATGGACCACACCACTCGGCGAAAAAATCCACCAAAACGGGTTTATCAGAATTAATTAATGCATTAAATTTTTCCATTTGTTGTTTCTTTTGGTACTTCACAATTTCCCGTAACGCAGGTTGCGCAGGAATTAACTAATGCGTGAATGATTAAAAAAACACCACCCAACATTAAAATATAGTCCGCTTTTAAACCACCGGTAATACAGAAGAATATTCCAAGTCCCAATCTTGTTGTTCTCCAGAGCGTCCAATTTTTAAGATTAATTTTTTTCATTGTCTAACTATTTTCAACTTATATTTACTTCCAATAAAATAACCACATAGACATCTAGAACCTACTAACTACATATTACATATTACATAGTAACACATATATTTGAAGCAAAGCTTCAAATCCTATGCTTTCTCTTCTCCAACGACAATGTCCGAACTATCCAAACTATGTTCCTATGTGGTTTATCTTCCAGAGTATCCTATTTTTTATATTAAATTTTATTCTTTAAACTCGACCATCCGCCACCATTGTGCACTTCTTTATGACCCATTTGTTTAATAATTCCTTTTGCAGAAGCACTGCGCATACCACTGGCACAGCAAGTTATGATCACTGTATCTTTTTTTATTTTTTTCGCCTGCGAACTTAATTCGTTTAAAGGTATGTTGATGCTACCTTTTATATGTCCCGACGCGTATTCGCCTTTTGTTCGCACGTCAATTATTTGCGCGCCGTTTTTTACTAGTTCTTTGTAATCAGCCGATGGGCCAATTCCGAAGATTTTTTTTAGTGTATTTATCATAATTGTATTTGTTTTTTTTCTGTATTTGTAATTGAGTATTCTTTAGAATATTTAAAAAAGAAATTCATCCATATTAAACGCGAGTATCTTAATGTAATTGGACTAAAAACCACAATTGATCCAGTAATTGCAAGAGCAAAGGTCATAGTGTCGATGTCAGGAAAAGTTGTAATATACAAAACATACCAAATAATAAACCAACCCGAAGTTAAAGCATATGAAACATACATTGCTCCGTAAAAAAAACTAGGTTCCTTTTGGTATTTAAGTTCACAATGAGAACAATGTTCGTGCATACTGAAAATTTTATTTAAGGCATAGGGATTCTTTGCAGTAAACACATCTCCCTTATGACAACGAGGACATTTGTTGAATATAGTTGAATATAAAATATTAAGTAGCAACATTTTCTTTTTTCTTAAATGTGCCAACTAATAAAAACCCAAGTAACGAACCGTAAGGTACGCTTACAAGTGGATTTGAACTAATTATACAAGTGCCATTAGAGCAACCAATAAAAAAGTAATATAAATACCCAACAACCCCTCCAAGGAAAATACCGATGAGTTGCTTTTTATATTTTTTCATAAAACCTCTAATCATGTATCAAATATCAGAAGTATTCTCTTTCAAATATGTGACAAATGTTACAAAAGCAGTGATTTAACGTTATTTTGTTTCTGTACTGTGTTTTAATTTATCTACAGCACCATATCGGGATCAATAGCTTGAACTAAGCTTCGATTAAAGCAAAATATGATCTTAATCAGGTCTGTTCCTGTCCATTGTCAACATACCTCAAAAAAAGCCAGTTACCTTTAAAAAAATCTTATGAAAAAAAATATGGGAACTGCCGACATAGTAATTAGATTATTAGTTGCGGCTATTATTATTGGTCTTTACAGCTTTAATGTTATTAGCGGCACAATTGCTGTTGTGCTTCTGGTTTTGGGTGGTATTTTTGTACTTACCTCGTTAATGAATTTTTGCCCTCTTTATCTTCCTTTTGGAATAAGTACACGCAAAAAGGAAAAACAATAACCAGCCTATATCTCTCTTTTACCAATTATGTTATCGAAAACTCACTAATTATTAGGCATTCCATTAGAAATCCACTTTTCAATTTTTCCTATTTCACAGTCTCGCAACTGCGAAGAAAATTTGGGCATGGCGTAGTAGCCAGATGCATGTTTGATTGAACCTAAAAAGGCCCCACCTTTTTTAGCTTCGTTTACTACATTTTGATAGCTGTCTAAAATAACACCAGCAGAATTATTAGCCGCGCCATGACAGCCAACACAATTTACTTTTAATATCGTCGCTATTTCGGAATAAGTATATAGAGTTGTGTCACAAACGCTCACGTAACATTCATTATTTTTTGCGCCATTGTTTATCCAATGTTTTATAATGTCTTTTTCATCTTGCGTTAATGAATAACTCGGTGGCATGCGGTCGCCGCCACTTGAAGTAATAGCGCCGTATAATTCACTAAGTCCTGAATGGTTCGCTTTAACAGCCTTCATTACTCCTTCATAGGTTGTGAAATCTAATCTTTTTTCTTTATCCACAGGATTATGGCATCCAGAAGAAGTACAGTTAGAAATTAATATTTGTTTTACCTTATCATTATAACAAGCGTCAGGGTCTGCTACATAGCGTGTGCAGCTGCTCAAACAGATAAGAAAGGTGGCAATCACAAAAGCAACGTTTTTATTTTTCATAAAATATTTGAAATGATGTTAAGTCGAATAAAAAGAATTTTTAGTGCGACACACTCAAATGTAAGGTACAGCTATATTTGCCCTAATAAACATTCTTCTTCATAAGCTGACAAAGATCATTTATTCACCGCTGATTTCAATGGCTGATTGCCAGACAAACCCCAATTATTCAAAAATAATACGTGGAAATAAAAGAGTGTTAAACCCTAAATTTAGAAAGCTATCTCTCTCCATTACAGATCTTCCTCTTCACCAGTATCTTGCAAATACAAATCTATCAAGCCTTCCGGCGCGTTAAAGAGTAATTTCTTATTCTCTTCGTCAAGCTTCTCAATAAAATCTTCAACAAGTGGTAGCAGAACTTCTTTGCCTTTATGTTCTATGCTTAACAAAGTTTGATGGCCATTATCGCTAATACTGTTTATGAATCCTAACACGCCAAAGTTTTTATCGATCACTTCGTAACCAATCCAATCAAATTCCTGTTCTTCTTCATCAACCAATCCGGAATCAATAAAAACAGCTTTACCAATAAAGGTTTTAGCTTTTTCAACAGATGTAATTTCTTCAAAACAAAGTATTAAGCCATTTGTAGCGTCTTTTACCTCACTAACAAAATAAGGTGCTTTACCGGTTGGCGATTCAATAAATACGGCTTTTAGGTCATCTGTAAAAAATGGTTTATCCACCCTTATAATTAAGTGCCCTTTAACGCCATGTGTTTTACTAAAATATCCTATCTGAGTTAAATCCATCTATTTTTTATGGAAAATGTAATATGGGAAATGGAAAATGTTTGATTCGTCATTCCCTCTTCCCTTTCACCTTTTCCATCTCATATTTTCCCTTTTACATTAGCTAATCCTTTATGTAAGATGTAAAATGGCAAATGTATGTTTCGGCATTCTTTCTTCCCTTTTACATTTTAGATCTTACATTTTTCTTCCCTTTTCCATCTTACATCTTACATTAATTTAAGGCTGCTTTTACAAAGCTTACAAATAGTGGATGTGGATTTTCTACCGTGCTTTTATATTCAGGGTGAAATTGTACGCCAATAAAAAATGGATGTGCAGGAATTTCAACAATCTCACCTAAGCCGGCGTCTGGGTTAATTCCTGATAAAATCATTCCTGCCTCAATGTATTTTTTTGTGTATTCGTTATTAAACTCGTAACGGTGACGGTGACGTTCGTTTATATCCGTTTTACCGTAAATTTTATAAGCCAGAGTACCTTCTTCAATTTTACAAGGATAAGAACCCAAACGCATAGTACCACCCATGTGCGAAATGTTTTTTTGTGCTTCAAGTAAATCTATTACCGGACTATTTGTTGCAGGATTCATTTCTCTGCTATGCGCATCTTTTAAACCAAGAACATTTCTTGCGAATTCAATCACCGCGCACTGCATTCCTAAACAAATTCCTAAAAATGG
This region includes:
- a CDS encoding CusA/CzcA family heavy metal efflux RND transporter: MLNKIIEFSVKNKLIVGLFVIALIVYGSYQTTKLPIDAVPDITNNQVQVITVAPSYGATDIERLVTFPIEQANSNISGLKEFRSFSRFGLSLVTIVFNDNVDVYWARQQVSERLQKIRSQIPTSIGVPELGPITTGLGEIYQYVLRPEKGYEDKYNETELRTIQDWVVRRQLLGVKGVAEVSSFGGKLKQFEIAVDPNKLHASKITINEVFSALEKNNQNTGGAYIEKNGTVLFIRSEGLIGNNDDISSIYIKSTESGAPVFIRDVAEVKTGYATRYGALTYNDEGEVAGAVVMMLKGANSNDVIKNVKERINQIKKTLPEGVVLEPFLDRSKMVNNAIGTVEKNLIEGALIVIFILVLFLGNFRAGLLVASVIPLAMLFAIILMNAFGVSGNLMSLGALDFGLIVDGAVIIVEAVMHQLSHSRKFTQLNRLTQNEMDTEVEFSASKMMNSAVFGQIIILIVYLPIFTLEGIEGKMFIPMAQTVAFALLGAFILSLTYIPMMSAWVLSKNVKHKANISDRLMMIVEKGYQNMLIKVLHRSKSLLISVVVLFVTALFILSRIGGEFIPALEEGDFAVETRVLTGSNLSTTIEKTQQAAKILKERFPEVEKVVAKIGSGEVPTDPMPMEAADLMIILKNKSEWTSAETFDELAEKMTLALEDVPGITTGFQYPVQMRFNELMTGAKQDVVCKIFGEDLDTLAFYAEKLSRIVNGVEGAKEIYVEPVTGIPQIIINYKREIIAQYNLNIEDVNKVVNLAFAGQSAGLVFEGEKRFDLVVRLNSGRRKNLEDVQDLLIPTPFGNQIPLSQLANVEIKSGPNQIQREDAKRRIVIGFNIGGRDVQSIVNELQKKVEAQIKFPTGYYVNYGGSFENLNAAKDRLMVAVPVSLVLIFILLFFAFNSVRQGLLIYTAIPLSAIGGILFLAVRGMPFSISAGIGFIALFGVAVLNGIVLISEFNRLKHNGMTSLHRIVILGTRLRLRPVLMTAFVASLGFLPMALSNGAGAEVQRPLATVVIGGLIIATFLTLFVLPVLYILFEKTSKMKNKQKPVVGFILAFLFVNIGLQAQSPITLQAAIDSALKNNLSVKNEGLKAEYQKKMIGSSNNISQTNVFIESGKINSAYTDNRFGVSQSFNFPTVYSNQKSVLKEEWKMAVLNVSLKETEIRKMTTQVFYSLLFLKEKEKLLQRADSNYNDFLSMAERRYNLGESNVLEKITAETQRSNILLQIRAMEEEIVIANLQFQILINAKQKYEPTLTDLKLALTSFPDSSAIKSHPSLKILEQQKIVAIAGIKLEKSRFLPDINFGYYSMTMKGTGADNISYTGSTRFSSAQVGIGIPLFFGAQKSKLSASKTNRIISENNYQQQQQQLVSELQSALTQYKNITETVVYFEKTGLKNADTIQEIANLQFKKGEINYLEWVVLTNQSIGLRNNYLDAVKALNETIIAINYLSSNTN
- the trxA gene encoding thioredoxin, whose translation is MEKFNALINSDKPVLVDFFAEWCGPCKTMAPILKEAKSSLGDDATIIKVDVDKNQQVAAAYQIRSVPTLLLFKKGKVVWKQSGVVPANELILLFKQYK
- a CDS encoding rhodanese-like domain-containing protein, which encodes MINTLKKIFGIGPSADYKELVKNGAQIIDVRTKGEYASGHIKGSINIPLNELSSQAKKIKKDTVIITCCASGMRSASAKGIIKQMGHKEVHNGGGWSSLKNKI
- a CDS encoding DUF983 domain-containing protein — translated: MLLLNILYSTIFNKCPRCHKGDVFTAKNPYALNKIFSMHEHCSHCELKYQKEPSFFYGAMYVSYALTSGWFIIWYVLYITTFPDIDTMTFALAITGSIVVFSPITLRYSRLIWMNFFFKYSKEYSITNTEKKQIQL
- a CDS encoding YgaP family membrane protein encodes the protein MKKNMGTADIVIRLLVAAIIIGLYSFNVISGTIAVVLLVLGGIFVLTSLMNFCPLYLPFGISTRKKEKQ
- a CDS encoding c-type cytochrome — encoded protein: MKNKNVAFVIATFLICLSSCTRYVADPDACYNDKVKQILISNCTSSGCHNPVDKEKRLDFTTYEGVMKAVKANHSGLSELYGAITSSGGDRMPPSYSLTQDEKDIIKHWINNGAKNNECYVSVCDTTLYTYSEIATILKVNCVGCHGAANNSAGVILDSYQNVVNEAKKGGAFLGSIKHASGYYAMPKFSSQLRDCEIGKIEKWISNGMPNN
- the rimM gene encoding ribosome maturation factor RimM (Essential for efficient processing of 16S rRNA), which encodes MDLTQIGYFSKTHGVKGHLIIRVDKPFFTDDLKAVFIESPTGKAPYFVSEVKDATNGLILCFEEITSVEKAKTFIGKAVFIDSGLVDEEEQEFDWIGYEVIDKNFGVLGFINSISDNGHQTLLSIEHKGKEVLLPLVEDFIEKLDEENKKLLFNAPEGLIDLYLQDTGEEEDL